A genomic region of Dreissena polymorpha isolate Duluth1 chromosome 4, UMN_Dpol_1.0, whole genome shotgun sequence contains the following coding sequences:
- the LOC127880071 gene encoding uncharacterized protein LOC127880071, whose translation MLSPAEQTSMLEAQHKVVCQFAPKFVCFSYAAMKQRLHLAALHSVSNAHRKHAETKNGEKRYRISYPKYKAGHHVVKPVKEACNYDYVTELMVELLQSKQQFKSTRIAKQASSSILFSPPPLASSAKKILKNEAVQLHRSRFN comes from the exons ATGCTGTCACCAGCTGAACAGACCTCGATGCTGGAGGCTCAACACAAGGTGGTCTGCCAATTTGCGCCAAAATTTGTCTGCTTTTCATACGCAGCAATGAAACAGAG ATTGCATCTGGCAGCCCTGCATTCCGTTTCTAATGCGCACAGGAAACATGCAGAGACGAAGAACGGCGAAAAGCGCTACAGGATTTCGTATCCAAAGTACAAGGCGGGACACCATGTCGTGAAACCTGTCAAAGAGGCCTGCAATTATG ATTATGTCACAGAGCTCATGGTTGAATTGCTGCAATCAAAACAACAGTTCAAGAGCACCCGGATTGCTAAGCAGGCATCTTCTTCCATTCTGTTCTCTCCACCACCATTAGCATCATCTGCGAAGAAAATTTTAAAGAATGAAGCAGTGCAGTTGCACCGCTCTAGGTTTAATTAA